One Gossypium hirsutum isolate 1008001.06 chromosome A11, Gossypium_hirsutum_v2.1, whole genome shotgun sequence genomic window carries:
- the LOC107941203 gene encoding dirigent protein 22: protein MASFEAQTLFILFFTLFFIKINGEFSRQSINMSTKRMEKITRLHFYFHDIVDGKHTTAMQIIRLPNKTATSFGTTFMVDDLLTEKPKPTSKLVGRAQGIYAFASQIDFGLLMVMNCSFSEGIYNGSAISIGRNAVLDTVREMPIVGGSGIFRFARGYALAKTVWPNKNGDAIVEYNVTVVHL, encoded by the coding sequence atggcTTCCTTTGAAGCTCAAACTCTCTTCATATTGTTCTTCACCCTCTTCTTCATTAAAATCAATGGAGAGTTCTCGAGGCAATCCATTAATATGTCCACAAAACGCATGGAGAAAATCACCCGTCTGCATTTTTACTTCCATGACATCGTAGATGGCAAACACACTACAGCCATGCAAATTATCAGGCTACCAAACAAGACAGCTACATCATTTGGTACCACTTTCATGGTGGATGATCTATTGACAGAGAAGCCTAAGCCTACTTCAAAACTTGTGGGAAGAGCTCAAGGGATTTATGCTTTCGCTTCTCAAATTGATTTTGGGTTGCTTATGGTCATGAATTGTTCTTTCTCAGAGGGAATCTACAATGGAAGTGCAATCAGCATTGGCCGGAATGCAGTCCTTGATACCGTGAGGGAAATGCCGATTGTCGGAGGTAGCGGAATTTTTCGGTTCGCTCGTGGTTATGCTTTGGCAAAGACAGTTTGGCCTAATAAGAATGGAGATGCCATAGTTGAATATAATGTGACTGTTGTTCACTTGTGA